In Anopheles gambiae chromosome 2, idAnoGambNW_F1_1, whole genome shotgun sequence, a single window of DNA contains:
- the LOC1269580 gene encoding multiple C2 and transmembrane domain-containing protein isoform X2 encodes MASTACSTAVTPGGGSSSLGGGGGGGSAGGGGVGIASISTGGGGSSSSGGKRSRLNLESKCSSLRKHLSKSASELSCNDCGGSGDSPQSSPQRARSANVPTIPAGVLQRTHGFFNTLRHRWSRGRSKERLRGSLGQDLEGRRDSQSDYAADNSSAEHSSSATPHQSPRHRARTLEDSPLAKGAERNATMSGTGAVGSVNEGASSSGVASVLKVLTAKVDVEATAGPSGLSHLTIGGLPKVSEIAGPSGMSGLSPAEEQQRRRETQLRQHSFFQLRVHLISGHGLVAMDKSGTSDPYVKFKVGGRLLYKSKTVHKDLNPVWDETFVVPVEDPFQPIVIKVFDYDWGLQDDFMGSAKLYLTSLELNRAEDLTIKLEDAQRASKDLGELKLSVTLWPKTQEDKEQRNPKLADASRRLKSQIWSSVVTIVLIEAKGLPPDAENGLNDLYVRFRLGNEKYKSKAAYRARWLEQFDLHLFDDDQLLELVVCGKYNTYGKCTIDLRGLARERTHGIWQPLEECTGEVHLMLTISGTTASETITDLTAYKEDSKERALIQSRYIWHKSLQNMRDVGHLTVKVFGATGLAAADIGGKSDPFVVLELINARLQTQTEYKTLTPNWNKIFTFNVKDMSSVLEITVYDEDRDHKVEFLGKVVIPLLRIRNGEKRWYALKDKKMYTRAKGTQPQILLEMTVMWNKLRAALRALEPKEEKLVQQEAKFKRQLFLRNVTRLKAVIMYFIEVGQFVQSCFEWESPIRSFIALVLWVCGCIWFDISTIPAVALLYLLKNWLIRWLTGSSSQSTADEYDVASDDEDEEDKEKEEKKTIKERLQAIQEVSQSVQNTIGYLASLGESVKNTFNFSVPELSWLTALLLLAACLVLHYVPIRVLLLLWGLVKFSRRIIRPHSVPNNEVLDLLSRVPDDEEIIMWRELPLHSTPELARRDPRKKHKVS; translated from the exons aTGGCGTCAACAGCTTGTTCCACGGCGGTCACACCAGGCGGCGGAAGTAGTAGCCTCGGCGGTGGTGGAGGCGGAGGCAgtgcaggaggaggaggagtaggaATCGCAAGCATCAGCACTGGAGGagggggcagcagcagcagtggaggCA AACGTTCTCGACTGAATCTAGAATCCAAATGCTCGTCGCTGCGGAAACACCTGAGTAAGTCGGCGTCGGAGCTGAGCTGCAACGACTGTGGCGGTTCCGGTGACTCACCGCAGTCCTCACCGCAGCGGGCCCGTTCCGCCAACGTTCCCACCATACCGGCCGGTGTTCTACAGCGAACGCACGGATTTTTCAACACACTAAGG CACCGATGGTCACGGGGACGCAGTAAGGAACGGCTTCGGGGGTCTCTTGGGCAAGACCTCGAGGGACGGCGCGACAGCCAGAGTGACTACGCGGCTGACAATAGTTCGGCGGAGCATAGTAGCTCCGCTACACCGCACCAGTCACCGCGGCATCGTGCCCGGACATTGGAAGACTCGCCACTGGCTAAAGGAGCGGAACGAAATGCAACAATGAGTGGCACGGGAGCGGTGGGGTCTGTCAATGAGGGAGCATCCTCGTCTGGGGTAGCGAGCGTGCTCAAGGTGCTCACTGCGAAGGTGGACGTGGAGGCGACCGCAGGACCTAGCGGATTGAGTCATTTGACAATCGGTGGACTGCCCAAGGTTTCGGAAATTGCTGGACCCAGTGGGATGTCTGGACTGAGCCCGGCAGAAGAGCAACAACGAAGAAGGGAGACACAGCTTCGGCAACATTCTTTCTTCCAGCTTCGCGTACATCTTATCAGTGGTCATGGATTGGTGGCCATGGATAAGAGTG GTACGAGTGATCCCTACGTCAAGTTCAAAGTTGGAGGACGCCTGCTGTACAAATCCAAAACCGTTCACAAAGACCTAAACCCTGTGTGGGACGAAACGTTCGTCGTGCCAGTGGAAGATCCATTTCAACCAATAGTAATTAAG GTATTTGACTATGACTGGGGCCTCCAGGATGATTTCATGGGATCGGCAAAGCTGTACCTCACCTCGCTGGAGCTTAACCGCGCAGAGGACCTCACAATCAAGCTGGAGGACGCTCAGCGTGCTTCGAAAGACCTCGGCGAGCTAAAGCTAAGCGTCACACTGTGGCCAAAGACACAAGAAGACAAAGAGCAA CGCAATCCCAAGCTGGCCGATGCCTCCCGCCGGCTCAAGTCGCAGATCTGGAGCTCGGTCGTCACGATCGTGCTGATCGAAGCCAAAGGACTCCCACCGGACGCTGAGAATGGACTGAACGATCTCTATGTCAGATTTAG GCTAGGAAATGAGAAATACAAGTCTAAGGCCGCTTATCGGGCCCGCTGGTTGGAGCAGTTCGATCTTCATCTATTCGACGATGATCAGCTGCTGGAGCTGGTAGTGTGCGGGAAGTACAACACATATGGGAAGTGTACGATCGATCTGCGAGGGTTGGCTCGCGAACGCACGCACGGAATCTGGCAACCGCTGGAGGAATGTACCGGCGAGGTTCATCTCATGCTGACAATCAGTGGCACCACCGCATCGGAAACCATCACCGATCTAACGGCCTACAAGGAAGACTCCAAGGAACGCGCCCTCATCCAGAGCCGATAC ATATGGCACAAATCACTTCAAAACATGCGCGACGTTGGACATCTTACGGTGAAAGTGTTCGGGGCGACGGGGCTAGCCGCAGCGGACATCGGTGGTAAATCAGATCCGTTCGTCGTGCTGGAGCTAATCAACGCCCGACTTCAGACGCAAACCGAGTACAAAACGCTCACTCCCAACTGGAACAAAATCTTCACTTT CAATGTGAAAGACATGTCCTCGGTGCTGGAAATCACCGTCTACGACGAGGACCGTGACCACAAGGTGGAGTTCCTCGGCAAAGTCGTCATACCGCTGCTAAGGATACGTAACGGAGAAAAACGCTGGTACGCGCTCAAAGACAAAAAGATGTACACCCGCGCCAAAGGCACCCAGCCGCAG ATTCTGCTAGAGATGACGGTCATGTGGAACAAGCTGCGGGCGGCACTGCGCGCTCTCGAGCCGAAGGAGGAAAAGCTGGTACAGCAGGAGGCCAAGTTCAAGCGGCAGCTCTTCCTGCGCAACGTCACCCGACTGAAGGCCGTCATTATGTACTTTATCGAAGTGGGACAGTTCGTGCA GAGCTGCTTTGAGTGGGAATCTCCGATACGGTCATTTATAGCACTCGTTTTATGGGTCTGCGGCTGCATCTGGTTCGATATCTCCACCATCCCGGCCGTCGCCCTGCTGTACCTGCTGAA GAACTGGTTAATTCGATGGCTAACCGGAAGCTCCTCCCAATCAACGGCGGACGAGTACGACGTAGCTagcgacgacgaggacgaagaGGATAAGGAGAAG gaggagaagaaaacaatcaaGGAACGGCTGCAGGCCATACAGGAGGTGTCACAGAGTGTACAGAACACGATCGGGTACCTTGCCTCACTCGGGGAGAGTGTTAAAAA CACTTTCAACTTCTCCGTACCGGAGCTCAGCTGGTTGACGGCtcttctgctgctggctgCATGTCTAGTCCTACACTACGTCCCGAtacgggtgctgctgctgctgtggggtCTGGTGAAGTTCAGCCGGCGGATCATTCGGCCCCACAGCGTTCCCAACAATGAGGTGCTCGACCTGCTGTCGCGCGTACCGGACGACGAGGAGATT ATCATGTGGAGAGAGTTGCCGCTACACTCCACACCCGAACTGGCCCGACGCGATCCACGAAAGAAGCATAAAGTGTCGTAA
- the LOC1269580 gene encoding multiple C2 and transmembrane domain-containing protein isoform X4, whose protein sequence is MASTACSTAVTPGGGSSSLGGGGGGGSAGGGGVGIASISTGGGGSSSSGGKSKCSSLRKHLSKSASELSCNDCGGSGDSPQSSPQRARSANVPTIPAGVLQRTHGFFNTLRHRWSRGRSKERLRGSLGQDLEGRRDSQSDYAADNSSAEHSSSATPHQSPRHRARTLEDSPLAKGAERNATMSGTGAVGSVNEGASSSGVASVLKVLTAKVDVEATAGPSGLSHLTIGGLPKVSEIAGPSGMSGLSPAEEQQRRRETQLRQHSFFQLRVHLISGHGLVAMDKSGTSDPYVKFKVGGRLLYKSKTVHKDLNPVWDETFVVPVEDPFQPIVIKVFDYDWGLQDDFMGSAKLYLTSLELNRAEDLTIKLEDAQRASKDLGELKLSVTLWPKTQEDKEQRNPKLADASRRLKSQIWSSVVTIVLIEAKGLPPDAENGLNDLYVRFRLGNEKYKSKAAYRARWLEQFDLHLFDDDQLLELVVCGKYNTYGKCTIDLRGLARERTHGIWQPLEECTGEVHLMLTISGTTASETITDLTAYKEDSKERALIQSRYIWHKSLQNMRDVGHLTVKVFGATGLAAADIGGKSDPFVVLELINARLQTQTEYKTLTPNWNKIFTFNVKDMSSVLEITVYDEDRDHKVEFLGKVVIPLLRIRNGEKRWYALKDKKMYTRAKGTQPQILLEMTVMWNKLRAALRALEPKEEKLVQQEAKFKRQLFLRNVTRLKAVIMYFIEVGQFVQSCFEWESPIRSFIALVLWVCGCIWFDISTIPAVALLYLLKNWLIRWLTGSSSQSTADEYDVASDDEDEEDKEKEEKKTIKERLQAIQEVSQSVQNTIGYLASLGESVKNTFNFSVPELSWLTALLLLAACLVLHYVPIRVLLLLWGLVKFSRRIIRPHSVPNNEVLDLLSRVPDDEEIIMWRELPLHSTPELARRDPRKKHKVS, encoded by the exons aTGGCGTCAACAGCTTGTTCCACGGCGGTCACACCAGGCGGCGGAAGTAGTAGCCTCGGCGGTGGTGGAGGCGGAGGCAgtgcaggaggaggaggagtaggaATCGCAAGCATCAGCACTGGAGGagggggcagcagcagcagtggaggCA AATCCAAATGCTCGTCGCTGCGGAAACACCTGAGTAAGTCGGCGTCGGAGCTGAGCTGCAACGACTGTGGCGGTTCCGGTGACTCACCGCAGTCCTCACCGCAGCGGGCCCGTTCCGCCAACGTTCCCACCATACCGGCCGGTGTTCTACAGCGAACGCACGGATTTTTCAACACACTAAGG CACCGATGGTCACGGGGACGCAGTAAGGAACGGCTTCGGGGGTCTCTTGGGCAAGACCTCGAGGGACGGCGCGACAGCCAGAGTGACTACGCGGCTGACAATAGTTCGGCGGAGCATAGTAGCTCCGCTACACCGCACCAGTCACCGCGGCATCGTGCCCGGACATTGGAAGACTCGCCACTGGCTAAAGGAGCGGAACGAAATGCAACAATGAGTGGCACGGGAGCGGTGGGGTCTGTCAATGAGGGAGCATCCTCGTCTGGGGTAGCGAGCGTGCTCAAGGTGCTCACTGCGAAGGTGGACGTGGAGGCGACCGCAGGACCTAGCGGATTGAGTCATTTGACAATCGGTGGACTGCCCAAGGTTTCGGAAATTGCTGGACCCAGTGGGATGTCTGGACTGAGCCCGGCAGAAGAGCAACAACGAAGAAGGGAGACACAGCTTCGGCAACATTCTTTCTTCCAGCTTCGCGTACATCTTATCAGTGGTCATGGATTGGTGGCCATGGATAAGAGTG GTACGAGTGATCCCTACGTCAAGTTCAAAGTTGGAGGACGCCTGCTGTACAAATCCAAAACCGTTCACAAAGACCTAAACCCTGTGTGGGACGAAACGTTCGTCGTGCCAGTGGAAGATCCATTTCAACCAATAGTAATTAAG GTATTTGACTATGACTGGGGCCTCCAGGATGATTTCATGGGATCGGCAAAGCTGTACCTCACCTCGCTGGAGCTTAACCGCGCAGAGGACCTCACAATCAAGCTGGAGGACGCTCAGCGTGCTTCGAAAGACCTCGGCGAGCTAAAGCTAAGCGTCACACTGTGGCCAAAGACACAAGAAGACAAAGAGCAA CGCAATCCCAAGCTGGCCGATGCCTCCCGCCGGCTCAAGTCGCAGATCTGGAGCTCGGTCGTCACGATCGTGCTGATCGAAGCCAAAGGACTCCCACCGGACGCTGAGAATGGACTGAACGATCTCTATGTCAGATTTAG GCTAGGAAATGAGAAATACAAGTCTAAGGCCGCTTATCGGGCCCGCTGGTTGGAGCAGTTCGATCTTCATCTATTCGACGATGATCAGCTGCTGGAGCTGGTAGTGTGCGGGAAGTACAACACATATGGGAAGTGTACGATCGATCTGCGAGGGTTGGCTCGCGAACGCACGCACGGAATCTGGCAACCGCTGGAGGAATGTACCGGCGAGGTTCATCTCATGCTGACAATCAGTGGCACCACCGCATCGGAAACCATCACCGATCTAACGGCCTACAAGGAAGACTCCAAGGAACGCGCCCTCATCCAGAGCCGATAC ATATGGCACAAATCACTTCAAAACATGCGCGACGTTGGACATCTTACGGTGAAAGTGTTCGGGGCGACGGGGCTAGCCGCAGCGGACATCGGTGGTAAATCAGATCCGTTCGTCGTGCTGGAGCTAATCAACGCCCGACTTCAGACGCAAACCGAGTACAAAACGCTCACTCCCAACTGGAACAAAATCTTCACTTT CAATGTGAAAGACATGTCCTCGGTGCTGGAAATCACCGTCTACGACGAGGACCGTGACCACAAGGTGGAGTTCCTCGGCAAAGTCGTCATACCGCTGCTAAGGATACGTAACGGAGAAAAACGCTGGTACGCGCTCAAAGACAAAAAGATGTACACCCGCGCCAAAGGCACCCAGCCGCAG ATTCTGCTAGAGATGACGGTCATGTGGAACAAGCTGCGGGCGGCACTGCGCGCTCTCGAGCCGAAGGAGGAAAAGCTGGTACAGCAGGAGGCCAAGTTCAAGCGGCAGCTCTTCCTGCGCAACGTCACCCGACTGAAGGCCGTCATTATGTACTTTATCGAAGTGGGACAGTTCGTGCA GAGCTGCTTTGAGTGGGAATCTCCGATACGGTCATTTATAGCACTCGTTTTATGGGTCTGCGGCTGCATCTGGTTCGATATCTCCACCATCCCGGCCGTCGCCCTGCTGTACCTGCTGAA GAACTGGTTAATTCGATGGCTAACCGGAAGCTCCTCCCAATCAACGGCGGACGAGTACGACGTAGCTagcgacgacgaggacgaagaGGATAAGGAGAAG gaggagaagaaaacaatcaaGGAACGGCTGCAGGCCATACAGGAGGTGTCACAGAGTGTACAGAACACGATCGGGTACCTTGCCTCACTCGGGGAGAGTGTTAAAAA CACTTTCAACTTCTCCGTACCGGAGCTCAGCTGGTTGACGGCtcttctgctgctggctgCATGTCTAGTCCTACACTACGTCCCGAtacgggtgctgctgctgctgtggggtCTGGTGAAGTTCAGCCGGCGGATCATTCGGCCCCACAGCGTTCCCAACAATGAGGTGCTCGACCTGCTGTCGCGCGTACCGGACGACGAGGAGATT ATCATGTGGAGAGAGTTGCCGCTACACTCCACACCCGAACTGGCCCGACGCGATCCACGAAAGAAGCATAAAGTGTCGTAA